In one Flavobacteriales bacterium genomic region, the following are encoded:
- a CDS encoding HYR domain-containing protein: MGASVHAQPFAWPWTANLSGTHQEEVKGVAMDEQGAVVAAGYTRSTGLFAGTTGQVTGNQDAFIARYSPTGALLWAVTPDNAAESAAMDVAVDESGNAYACGWFKNTISFANPTIATGSQSLTSAGKEDWFIASWTPSGELRWAIRLGGSEADFPSCIRFGEDGPVVLGTIEGRITTGFGSIPAALPSGKDNLAIAKLTTYGVGEWLISGGSGDDELPRSLAVDGDRVYAGYHARNATMTWYGPSGAVLGTHTSTASSGIRVTALSAPGAALWTTQVAELSSALQGPAALAAGCGAVYLTGITHSPSLFPGQGTIATGTHDYGYLARLNQANGEFQWVSTGTSTGGDHLFGGTGLALTGQGLVLLSGQYSTTFTLGGITLSAPNNKTQPFVAAYLPSGQVARIDRFTSEKDATPPAIAANRNGRFAIGGAYETNLDLGTFSITGASNLNGFVASGQIDLMAMPNRSVWQPPGPVCTSAAPLNLMGFLVPFTRGHAVSVMASTGVSNAAGAVDGLSGTYAAFANAGNSITVDLGSVVPAGGTVGLTWGADAGNAIAIITTGLTMPPTHNAGSLAIGGMVDQYSGLQLVEPARYVTISRPLTGSLSFRLDAVDFAFGNDLSGTWSGPGVTGSAFSPVGLSGAIPVTYSVGHGACSTSTTGTIQVESPPNAGIDGVLSLCTPTGTFNLFAALGGNPQPGGTWSGPSAVSGNTFDAATMSGGEYTYSLAGSGGCMNTAASAQVSVSIGLPPGGGNFTGSGEVCPPPSSGMLSISGYGGSIVRWQWSENGTTWNNTSITTPSITWSNLTSPRRYRVELSSPLCPNGFSNVAVITPSDNTPPVLQCPAVSPMEDAQADANCMLQVPDFTSYFIGTDNCTPTPQMVQSPAAGTTIPFAEITVIEVRAVDATGNPSAPCQAFLLGLDASPPIVSCPGDAVISVAPGSCSAAFIPVAATYSDNCLGTGTADRIHLRTGLHSIAPFSLFDDAGWTDISGIGSVDLAPGTYTIAHIALSGTSPIALCSNTVTVGDPYPPIATCPPAHTLLYTPSGSCVALYTLPAISSSDNCPIGITPDGAFIQDGSGVLVIGGPTAPAEIDEPLPEGTQLLLPPGMHLFSDSIADAAGNLAICTWVVEVRDTIAPVFTNCPAALDTIALVNGGCMAQYIFPVLQSTDACDSDTDSDYRTWHSLDGGNNWGEVTGQWSIDLGPGAHRFREEHRDDAGRVATCSWTMIVMDQEAPAIICPAGLSLNDADGDCLELLPVLSATATDNCGPVLIVQTAGPMAGSSVGIGSHTIGYTATDGAGLTATCTFELEVIDLAPPTVWCPLMDTIHLSTGAGCAIAFPDLRDSLTITDCSAWTNTMTPSPGTVLGPGPAFLMTMWIEDAHGNGLWNNHWVRVVDQSAPSVSCPSIIATLHAGPDCTASLPDYRSSAAVSDNCGSAGLALTQAPAPGASLPPGAHSVTLTVRDAAGLSASCTFSVTVTDATPPVITGCPSAPLTMSTPFGSCNAVVSWNPPLASDACGAANITQTGGPAPGSAFSVGTHAVAYTAVDAAGNASTCSFSVVVIDQTAPTITCPTVIPGIPATSGLSGSMPDWRSLVLIADNCGTAAAGISQNPAPGTTVTGSFTVTFSIADLHGLSAQCSVTAMVVDCTGSLAAGAYLDNCGQCVGGNSGSTPCAQDCLGAWGGSALPGTPCDDGDASTGNDSWNSSCQCVGQLIDCSGSAGGSALPGTPCDDGDAATGNDSWNSSCQCAGQLIDCTGSAGGTALPGTPCDDGDASTGNDSWNSSCQCAGQLIDCSGSAGGSALPGTPCDDGDAATGNDSWNSSCQCAGQLIDCTGSAGGSALPGTPCDDGDAATGNDSWNSSCQCAGQLIDCTGSAGGSALPGTPCDDGDAATGNDSWNSSCQCVGQLIDCSGSAGGSALPGTPCDDGDAATGNDSWNSSCQCAGQLIDCTGSAGGSALPGTPCDDGDASTGNDSWNSSCQCIGQLIDCTGSAGGSALPGTPCDDGDASTGNDSWNSSCQCIGQLIDCTGSAGGSALPGTPCDDGDASTGNDSWNSSCQCAGQLIDCTGSAGGSALPGTPCDDGDASTGNDSWNSSCQCIGQLIDCSGSAGGSALPGTPCDDGDAATGNDSWNSSCQCAGQLIDCTGSAGGSALPGTPCDDGDAATGNDSWNSSCQCVGQLIDCSGSAGGSALPGTPCDDGDAATGNDSWNSSCQCAGQLIDCTGSAGGSALPGTPCDDGDASTGNDSWNSSCQCAGQLIDCTGSAGGSALPGTLCDDGDASTGNDSWNSSCQCAGQLIDCTGSAGGSALPGTPCDDGDAATGNDSWNSSCQCVGQLIDCSGSAGGSALPGTPCDDGDASTGNDSWNSSCQCIGQLIDCTGSAGGSALPGTPCDDGDAATGNDSWNSSCQCVGQLIDCSGSAGGSALPGTPCDDGDASTGNDSWNSSCQCAGQLIDCTGSAGESALPGTPCDDGDASTGNDSWNSSCQCAGQLIDCTGSAGGSALPGTPCDDGDASTGNDSWNSSCQCAGQLIDCTGVPGGSALPGTPCDDGDASTGNDSWNSSCQCVGQLIDCTGIAGGSALPGTPCDDGDASTGNDSWNSSCQCAGQLIDCTGSAGGSALPGTPCDDGDASTGNDSWNSSCQCAGQLIDCTGSAGGSALPGTPCDDGDASTGNDSWNSSCQCAGQLIDCTGSAGGSALPGTPCDDGDASTGNDSWNSSCQCAGQLIDCTGSAGGSALPGTPCDDGNEQTIDDAWTTDCGCAGTPVDCTSDAGPDQTVCGTSTTMAASGSGIWTAPTGVSLSSVTDPTAQVSAATPGAFDLLWTVAIGGCVDTDTVRITFHPTSDAAFAYGAAQYCVNGPSPAPWTAEAGGTFSAVPAGLAIDALSGSIDLSASVPGDYLVSHLIGGACPASAVAELTIIAAPNAAWTPGSVICSNHSPINLDGWNTGTPGGTWSGQNVSGGVFDPSGLSGSIPLTYTIETAGCTAQSTQPVIVQSAPAANAGPDQSICGDAADLSGTGQGQWTAPSGVTFYGSPQQPSVIATATAYGTYAIIWTEAQGSCSASDTVLVTFLDPGTALWVEAGEDQRLEVTTESLVTGSASPGASLIWTILSGSGSFAQPTDSSTSITGLAIGDNVVVLTASLGICASVSDTLLIHVADLFIPQGYSPNGDGTNDRWVITGLEAYPASELRIFNRWGHPVYATDRYGNDWEGRSHNGQALPDDTYFYVLNLGGNRTYNGHVIIKR; encoded by the coding sequence GTGGGTGCCTCAGTGCACGCGCAGCCCTTCGCCTGGCCATGGACAGCCAACCTATCAGGCACCCATCAGGAGGAGGTGAAGGGGGTTGCCATGGATGAGCAAGGGGCCGTGGTGGCCGCGGGCTACACGCGCTCAACGGGCCTTTTCGCAGGGACCACCGGACAGGTCACCGGGAACCAGGATGCGTTCATCGCACGATACAGTCCAACCGGAGCCCTGCTCTGGGCAGTCACCCCGGACAATGCCGCTGAAAGCGCCGCGATGGATGTGGCGGTGGATGAATCGGGAAATGCCTATGCCTGCGGATGGTTCAAGAACACGATCAGCTTCGCGAATCCCACCATCGCCACAGGCAGCCAGTCGCTCACCAGTGCCGGAAAAGAGGATTGGTTCATCGCCTCCTGGACACCATCAGGTGAGCTCCGCTGGGCAATCAGACTGGGGGGCAGCGAGGCCGATTTCCCCTCCTGCATCCGGTTCGGAGAAGATGGACCCGTAGTGCTCGGCACAATCGAGGGACGCATCACCACCGGCTTCGGCTCCATACCGGCTGCGCTGCCGAGCGGGAAGGATAACCTGGCGATCGCCAAGCTCACCACCTACGGCGTGGGAGAGTGGCTCATATCCGGCGGAAGCGGGGATGATGAGCTGCCCCGAAGCCTGGCCGTCGATGGTGACCGGGTCTATGCCGGGTACCACGCACGCAACGCAACCATGACCTGGTATGGGCCGAGCGGTGCGGTACTGGGCACGCATACCTCAACGGCCTCGAGCGGAATCCGGGTCACCGCGCTCTCGGCCCCGGGTGCGGCCCTTTGGACGACTCAGGTAGCGGAGCTGTCATCAGCGCTCCAAGGGCCCGCTGCGCTGGCAGCCGGCTGCGGAGCGGTGTACCTCACCGGCATCACCCACTCACCGAGCCTCTTCCCTGGCCAAGGAACCATCGCGACCGGCACCCATGACTACGGCTACCTGGCCCGACTGAACCAAGCCAATGGTGAATTCCAATGGGTGAGCACCGGCACGTCGACGGGCGGGGACCACCTATTCGGCGGTACGGGCCTGGCCCTGACCGGACAGGGCTTGGTGCTCCTTTCCGGCCAGTACAGCACAACCTTCACGTTGGGCGGCATCACCCTCTCGGCGCCGAACAACAAGACCCAACCCTTCGTAGCGGCGTACCTTCCATCGGGCCAGGTGGCGCGCATCGACCGGTTCACCAGCGAGAAGGATGCCACGCCGCCAGCCATCGCCGCCAACCGGAACGGGAGGTTCGCAATTGGCGGTGCATACGAGACCAACCTCGACCTCGGCACCTTCAGCATCACCGGTGCCTCCAACCTGAATGGCTTTGTGGCATCCGGGCAGATCGACCTGATGGCCATGCCGAACCGCTCGGTTTGGCAACCGCCAGGGCCCGTATGCACCAGCGCCGCTCCATTGAACCTCATGGGCTTCCTGGTCCCGTTCACCAGGGGCCATGCCGTTTCGGTGATGGCATCGACGGGGGTGAGCAACGCCGCCGGTGCCGTTGATGGGCTGTCCGGCACCTATGCGGCCTTTGCCAATGCCGGAAATTCCATCACCGTGGACCTTGGATCCGTGGTGCCAGCAGGCGGCACCGTGGGACTCACCTGGGGCGCGGATGCAGGCAATGCCATTGCCATCATCACCACAGGCCTGACGATGCCTCCCACGCACAATGCCGGCAGCCTTGCCATCGGCGGCATGGTGGACCAATACAGCGGCCTGCAACTGGTGGAACCCGCACGCTACGTGACCATCTCCAGGCCCCTGACGGGGAGCCTCAGCTTCCGCTTGGATGCCGTGGACTTCGCGTTCGGCAACGACCTTTCGGGCACCTGGTCGGGGCCCGGCGTTACAGGCAGCGCATTCAGTCCGGTAGGGCTCAGTGGCGCCATCCCAGTCACCTATTCCGTGGGTCATGGGGCTTGCAGCACAAGCACCACAGGCACTATCCAGGTTGAATCACCACCGAATGCCGGAATCGATGGCGTGCTCAGCCTTTGCACGCCCACCGGCACCTTCAACCTGTTCGCGGCGCTTGGAGGAAACCCGCAGCCGGGTGGCACTTGGAGCGGACCCAGTGCGGTGAGCGGCAACACATTCGATGCCGCCACCATGTCCGGGGGCGAATACACTTACTCATTGGCTGGATCCGGCGGTTGCATGAACACCGCCGCCAGCGCCCAGGTGTCGGTGAGCATCGGCCTCCCACCTGGCGGTGGCAACTTCACCGGATCAGGCGAGGTATGCCCCCCACCTTCCAGCGGCATGCTGTCCATCTCGGGCTATGGTGGATCCATCGTGCGATGGCAGTGGAGCGAGAACGGCACGACCTGGAACAACACTTCGATCACAACGCCGTCCATCACCTGGAGCAACCTCACATCGCCTAGGAGGTACCGGGTGGAGCTCAGTTCGCCCCTATGCCCGAACGGCTTCAGCAATGTGGCCGTCATCACCCCGTCTGACAACACGCCGCCCGTGCTGCAGTGCCCGGCGGTGAGCCCCATGGAGGATGCGCAAGCGGATGCCAATTGCATGCTGCAGGTGCCTGACTTCACATCCTATTTCATCGGCACCGACAATTGCACCCCAACCCCGCAGATGGTGCAGTCACCTGCCGCGGGAACCACCATCCCATTCGCGGAGATCACCGTCATTGAGGTGCGGGCCGTGGATGCTACCGGGAATCCCTCCGCTCCCTGCCAAGCGTTCCTGCTCGGACTGGATGCTTCACCGCCCATCGTGAGCTGCCCCGGGGATGCCGTGATCTCTGTCGCCCCGGGCTCATGTTCGGCAGCCTTCATTCCCGTTGCAGCGACCTACAGCGATAACTGCCTCGGGACCGGAACAGCAGACCGGATCCACCTGCGAACCGGCCTCCACAGCATCGCACCCTTCTCGCTCTTTGATGATGCCGGTTGGACGGACATTTCCGGTATTGGCAGCGTGGACCTCGCTCCTGGAACCTACACCATCGCGCACATCGCACTGAGCGGCACCAGCCCCATCGCCCTCTGCAGCAACACGGTCACCGTGGGAGACCCCTACCCACCGATCGCCACCTGCCCCCCTGCGCATACGCTGCTCTATACGCCATCAGGAAGCTGTGTAGCCCTCTATACATTGCCTGCAATCAGCTCATCCGACAATTGCCCCATCGGAATCACGCCTGATGGCGCTTTCATTCAGGACGGCTCCGGGGTCCTGGTGATTGGCGGGCCGACAGCGCCAGCGGAAATCGACGAGCCGCTCCCGGAGGGAACCCAGCTGCTCCTGCCTCCCGGCATGCATCTCTTCTCCGATTCCATTGCGGATGCCGCAGGGAACCTGGCCATTTGCACATGGGTGGTGGAAGTCCGGGATACCATCGCACCGGTGTTCACGAACTGTCCGGCAGCCCTGGATACCATCGCCCTGGTGAACGGAGGATGCATGGCGCAATACATCTTCCCCGTCCTTCAATCGACGGACGCATGCGACTCCGATACGGATAGCGACTACCGCACATGGCACAGCCTGGATGGCGGAAACAACTGGGGGGAAGTCACTGGGCAGTGGTCAATCGATCTTGGCCCGGGAGCGCATCGATTCCGCGAGGAGCATCGGGATGACGCCGGTCGGGTGGCGACCTGCTCCTGGACCATGATCGTCATGGACCAGGAGGCGCCGGCCATCATTTGCCCTGCAGGCCTATCACTCAATGATGCGGACGGTGATTGCCTGGAACTGTTACCTGTGCTGAGCGCCACCGCCACGGACAACTGCGGACCAGTGCTGATTGTGCAGACCGCCGGCCCCATGGCCGGATCGTCGGTCGGGATCGGATCGCACACCATCGGCTACACCGCAACTGACGGTGCCGGCCTAACCGCCACCTGCACCTTCGAGCTGGAAGTGATCGACCTGGCGCCCCCCACCGTGTGGTGCCCACTGATGGATACCATCCACCTCTCGACGGGCGCAGGCTGCGCGATCGCATTCCCCGACCTGCGCGATTCCCTGACAATCACGGATTGCAGCGCCTGGACCAACACGATGACGCCTTCACCCGGCACCGTGCTGGGACCCGGTCCGGCCTTCCTGATGACGATGTGGATCGAGGACGCGCATGGCAACGGCCTTTGGAACAACCATTGGGTGCGCGTAGTGGATCAGAGCGCTCCCTCGGTCTCTTGTCCCAGCATCATTGCTACGCTGCATGCCGGACCGGATTGCACCGCATCCCTCCCGGACTACCGCTCCTCGGCGGCCGTGAGCGACAACTGCGGCAGCGCTGGCCTTGCATTGACCCAGGCCCCTGCCCCGGGCGCATCGCTCCCTCCCGGTGCGCATAGCGTGACCCTTACCGTCCGCGACGCCGCAGGTCTGTCGGCCTCATGCACATTCTCCGTGACCGTGACAGACGCAACGCCGCCGGTGATCACCGGATGCCCATCCGCGCCGCTCACGATGTCGACACCATTCGGCTCATGCAACGCTGTGGTGAGCTGGAATCCGCCGCTCGCCTCCGACGCATGCGGAGCCGCGAACATCACACAGACCGGTGGCCCAGCACCAGGAAGTGCTTTCAGCGTGGGGACGCATGCGGTCGCCTACACTGCCGTGGATGCAGCCGGGAATGCCTCGACCTGCAGCTTCAGCGTGGTCGTTATCGACCAGACCGCACCGACAATCACCTGCCCCACCGTCATTCCGGGCATCCCCGCCACTTCTGGGCTTTCGGGCTCCATGCCGGACTGGCGCAGCCTGGTCCTCATAGCGGATAACTGCGGTACTGCTGCAGCCGGAATCAGTCAGAACCCGGCGCCCGGAACCACGGTTACCGGCTCATTCACGGTCACCTTCTCCATCGCGGACCTGCACGGTCTCTCAGCGCAATGCAGCGTCACCGCCATGGTGGTTGACTGCACCGGCTCACTCGCCGCCGGGGCCTACCTGGACAATTGCGGACAGTGCGTTGGAGGCAATAGCGGATCAACCCCGTGCGCGCAGGACTGCCTTGGCGCATGGGGCGGCTCGGCCCTGCCCGGTACGCCTTGCGATGACGGAGATGCCTCCACCGGCAACGACAGCTGGAACAGCAGCTGCCAGTGCGTCGGCCAGCTCATCGATTGCAGCGGCAGCGCCGGCGGATCGGCCCTGCCCGGTACGCCTTGCGATGACGGCGATGCGGCTACCGGCAACGACAGCTGGAACAGCAGCTGCCAGTGCGCAGGCCAGCTCATCGATTGCACCGGCAGCGCCGGCGGCACCGCCCTGCCCGGTACGCCTTGCGATGACGGCGATGCCTCCACCGGCAACGACAGCTGGAACAGCAGCTGCCAGTGCGCAGGCCAGCTCATCGATTGCAGCGGCAGCGCCGGCGGATCGGCCCTGCCCGGTACGCCTTGCGATGACGGCGATGCGGCTACCGGCAACGACAGCTGGAACAGCAGCTGCCAGTGCGCAGGCCAGCTCATCGATTGCACCGGCAGCGCCGGCGGATCGGCCCTGCCCGGAACGCCTTGCGATGACGGCGATGCGGCTACCGGCAACGACAGCTGGAACAGCAGCTGCCAGTGCGCAGGCCAGCTCATCGATTGCACCGGCAGCGCCGGCGGATCGGCCCTGCCCGGAACGCCTTGCGATGACGGCGATGCGGCTACCGGCAACGACAGCTGGAACAGCAGCTGCCAGTGCGTCGGCCAGCTCATCGATTGCAGCGGCAGCGCCGGCGGATCGGCCCTGCCCGGTACGCCTTGCGATGACGGCGATGCGGCTACCGGCAACGACAGCTGGAACAGCAGCTGCCAGTGCGCAGGCCAGCTCATCGATTGCACCGGCAGCGCCGGCGGATCGGCCCTGCCCGGTACGCCTTGCGATGACGGCGATGCCTCCACCGGCAACGACAGCTGGAACAGCAGCTGCCAGTGCATCGGCCAGCTCATCGATTGCACCGGCAGCGCGGGCGGCAGCGCCCTGCCCGGAACGCCTTGCGATGACGGCGATGCCTCCACCGGCAACGACAGCTGGAACAGCAGCTGCCAGTGCATCGGCCAGCTCATCGATTGCACCGGCAGCGCCGGCGGATCGGCCCTGCCCGGTACGCCCTGCGATGACGGCGATGCCTCCACCGGCAACGACAGCTGGAACAGCAGCTGCCAGTGCGCAGGCCAGCTCATCGATTGCACCGGCAGCGCCGGCGGATCGGCCCTGCCCGGTACGCCTTGCGATGACGGCGATGCCTCCACCGGCAACGACAGCTGGAACAGCAGCTGCCAGTGCATCGGCCAGCTCATCGATTGCAGCGGCAGCGCCGGCGGATCGGCCCTGCCCGGAACGCCTTGCGATGACGGCGATGCGGCTACCGGCAACGACAGCTGGAACAGCAGCTGCCAGTGCGCAGGCCAGCTCATCGATTGCACCGGCAGCGCCGGCGGATCGGCCCTGCCCGGAACGCCTTGCGATGACGGCGATGCGGCTACCGGCAACGACAGCTGGAACAGCAGCTGCCAGTGCGTCGGCCAGCTCATCGATTGCAGCGGCAGCGCCGGCGGATCGGCCCTGCCCGGTACGCCTTGCGATGACGGCGATGCGGCTACCGGCAACGACAGCTGGAACAGCAGCTGCCAGTGCGCAGGCCAGCTCATCGATTGCACCGGCAGCGCCGGCGGATCGGCCCTGCCCGGTACGCCCTGCGATGACGGCGATGCCTCCACCGGCAACGACAGCTGGAACAGCAGCTGCCAGTGCGCAGGCCAGCTCATCGATTGCACCGGCAGCGCGGGAGGCAGCGCCCTGCCCGGAACGCTCTGCGACGACGGCGATGCCTCCACCGGCAACGACAGCTGGAACAGCAGCTGCCAGTGCGCAGGCCAGCTCATCGATTGCACCGGCAGCGCCGGCGGATCGGCCCTGCCCGGAACTCCTTGCGATGACGGCGATGCGGCTACCGGCAACGACAGCTGGAACAGCAGCTGCCAGTGCGTCGGCCAGCTCATCGATTGCAGCGGCAGCGCCGGCGGCAGCGCCCTGCCCGGAACGCCCTGCGACGACGGCGATGCCTCCACCGGCAACGACAGCTGGAACAGCAGCTGCCAGTGCATCGGCCAGCTCATCGATTGCACCGGCAGCGCGGGAGGCAGCGCCCTGCCCGGAACTCCTTGCGATGACGGCGATGCGGCTACCGGCAACGACAGCTGGAACAGCAGCTGCCAGTGCGTCGGCCAGCTCATCGATTGCAGCGGCAGCGCCGGCGGATCGGCCCTGCCCGGTACGCCTTGCGATGACGGCGATGCCTCCACCGGCAACGACAGCTGGAACAGCAGCTGCCAGTGCGCAGGCCAGCTCATCGATTGCACCGGCAGCGCCGGCGAATCGGCCCTGCCCGGTACGCCCTGCGATGACGGCGATGCCTCCACCGGCAACGACAGCTGGAACAGCAGCTGCCAGTGCGCAGGCCAGCTCATCGATTGCACCGGCAGCGCCGGCGGCAGCGCCCTGCCCGGAACTCCTTGCGATGACGGCGATGCCTCCACCGGCAACGACAGCTGGAACAGCAGCTGCCAGTGCGCAGGCCAGCTCATCGATTGCACCGGTGTCCCCGGAGGCAGTGCCCTGCCCGGAACGCCTTGCGATGACGGCGATGCCTCCACCGGCAACGACAGCTGGAACAGCAGCTGCCAGTGCGTCGGCCAGCTCATCGATTGCACCGGCATCGCGGGAGGCAGCGCCCTGCCCGGTACGCCTTGCGATGACGGCGATGCCTCCACCGGCAACGACAGCTGGAACAGCAGCTGCCAGTGCGCAGGCCAGCTCATCGATTGCACCGGCAGCGCCGGCGGATCGGCCCTGCCCGGAACTCCTTGCGATGACGGCGATGCCTCCACCGGCAACGACAGCTGGAACAGCAGCTGCCAGTGCGCAGGCCAGCTCATCGATTGCACCGGCAGCGCCGGCGGATCGGCCCTGCCCGGAACTCCTTGCGATGACGGCGATGCCTCCACCGGCAACGACAGCTGGAACAGCAGCTGCCAGTGCGCAGGCCAGCTCATCGATTGCACCGGCAGCGCCGGCGGATCGGCCCTGCCCGGTACGCCTTGCGATGACGGCGATGCCTCCACCGGCAACGACAGCTGGAACAGCAGCTGCCAGTGCGCAGGCCAGCTCATCGATTGCACCGGCAGCGCGGGCGGCAGCGCCCTGCCCGGAACGCCCTGCGACGACGGAAACGAGCAAACCATCGATGATGCATGGACCACCGACTGTGGCTGCGCCGGAACGCCTGTGGATTGCACCAGTGATGCTGGCCCCGACCAGACCGTTTGCGGCACATCAACCACAATGGCCGCATCCGGCTCCGGCATCTGGACCGCACCCACCGGTGTCAGCCTCAGTTCGGTGACGGACCCAACGGCGCAAGTATCGGCTGCGACCCCTGGTGCCTTCGACCTGCTGTGGACTGTGGCAATCGGCGGTTGCGTTGATACCGACACGGTGCGCATCACCTTCCACCCCACGAGCGACGCCGCCTTCGCCTATGGTGCAGCACAATACTGCGTCAACGGACCTTCGCCTGCACCGTGGACGGCGGAGGCGGGAGGCACCTTCAGCGCAGTACCCGCCGGCCTGGCCATCGATGCCCTCAGCGGAAGCATCGACCTTTCCGCGAGCGTACCAGGCGACTACCTCGTGAGCCACCTGATCGGCGGTGCGTGCCCCGCATCTGCGGTCGCCGAACTGACCATCATCGCCGCACCGAATGCGGCCTGGACGCCCGGCTCGGTGATCTGCAGCAACCACAGCCCCATCAACCTGGATGGGTGGAACACCGGCACGCCGGGCGGTACATGGTCGGGCCAGAACGTTTCCGGAGGCGTCTTCGACCCCAGCGGCCTCTCCGGCAGCATCCCCCTCACCTACACCATTGAAACGGCCGGATGCACCGCGCAATCCACACAGCCGGTGATCGTCCAATCCGCTCCTGCCGCGAATGCTGGACCCGACCAGAGCATCTGCGGAGATGCTGCCGACCTGAGCGGGACCGGGCAAGGCCAATGGACCGCCCCATCGGGCGTCACGTTCTATGGCTCGCCGCAGCAGCCCAGCGTCATCGCAACGGCCACCGCTTATGGTACATATGCCATCATCTGGACGGAGGCCCAAGGGTCCTGCTCCGCCAGCGACACGGTGCTGGTGACCTTCCTCGACCCAGGCACGGCCCTATGGGTGGAAGCCGGCGAGGATCAGCGCCTGGAGGTGACCACGGAATCGCTGGTGACCGGCAGCGCTTCGCCCGGCGCGAGCCTGATATGGACCATCCTCAGCGGGTCGGGCTCCTTCGCACAACCGACGGACAGCTCCACCAGCATCACCGGCCTCGCCATCGGCGACAACGTGGTGGTCCTTACCGCCAGCCTGGGGATCTGCGCCTCGGTCAGCGACACCCTGCTGATCCACGTGGCCGACCTCTTCATTCCCCAAGGCTACTCCCCGAATGGCGATGGCACGAACGACCGCTGGGTCATCACCGGGCTCGAAGCCTACCCGGCGAGCGAACTGCGGATCTTCAACCGATGGGGACATCCCGTGTATGCGACGGATCGCTACGGCAACGATTGGGAAGGGCGCTCCCACAACGGTCAGGCCCTTCCGGATGACACCTACTTCTACGTGCTGAACCTTGGTGGGAACCGAACGTACAACGGCCACGTGATCATCAAGCGATGA
- a CDS encoding type IX secretion system membrane protein PorP/SprF codes for MRIIRRSIPLVALCLTAAVRAQHSPLTSQYLFNGLTINPAYAGSRDVLSATLTHRQQWVGFDGAPVTQMASVHAPVKRSPLGLGLVVYNDRIGVTNESGILSNYAYRIRTPRGKLALGVGAGLTVLRANWTEVSLQQTDDAAYAGATRAALRPNFSAGALYQTKTWFLGASVPFLVAHRYDPTDGAYRLTNERISMQPMLTGGWLMKLNDDLKLKPSALLRYRLDSGLQGDLSTNVIYKDRIWLGVSYRTRDAVVGMLEVLPTPQWRLGYAYDLGISALRPYHRGTHELLVQYEFGYRIRVRDPRYF; via the coding sequence ATGAGGATCATCCGCCGCTCTATCCCGTTGGTAGCGCTGTGCCTCACCGCTGCGGTCCGCGCACAGCACTCTCCGCTCACCAGCCAGTACCTATTCAACGGCTTGACCATCAACCCCGCTTATGCCGGCAGCCGCGATGTGCTCAGCGCCACGCTGACGCACCGCCAGCAATGGGTGGGCTTTGACGGGGCGCCGGTCACGCAGATGGCTTCCGTGCACGCCCCCGTGAAGCGAAGTCCGCTCGGGCTGGGCCTGGTGGTCTACAACGACCGTATCGGAGTGACCAACGAATCGGGGATCCTCTCGAACTACGCGTACCGCATCCGCACACCCAGGGGCAAGCTTGCCTTGGGCGTAGGCGCAGGCCTCACGGTTCTCCGGGCGAATTGGACCGAGGTGTCCCTGCAGCAGACAGACGATGCCGCCTATGCGGGCGCCACGCGAGCCGCGCTCCGACCCAACTTCAGTGCGGGAGCCTTGTATCAGACCAAGACATGGTTCCTCGGCGCATCGGTCCCCTTCCTGGTCGCTCACCGATACGATCCAACGGATGGCGCATACCGCCTCACGAACGAACGCATCAGCATGCAACCGATGCTCACAGGCGGATGGCTGATGAAGCTCAACGACGACCTGAAGCTGAAGCCCAGCGCGCTGCTGCGCTACCGCTTGGACAGTGGATTGCAGGGTGACCTCAGCACGAATGTCATCTACAAGGACCGGATCTGGCTGGGCGTGAGCTACCGCACGCGCGATGCGGTGGTCGGGATGCTGGAGGTGCTGCCTACGCCGCAGTGGCGCCTCGGCTACGCCTACGACCTGGGCATATCCGCCCTGCGCCCGTATCACCGCGGCACGCATGAACTGCTGGTCCAGTATGAATTCGGCTACCGCATCCGGGTAAGGGACCCGCGCTACTTCTAA